GCGCAGTCAGGGAAGTCCATCCATTCTGCAAAGCCAAACTGGAAGTGGCTTGACCAATGGACATCAAGTTTAAGAACTGGCCTACACAAGCAAAAGCCGCAGGAGGCAGGAAAATTGCCAAAAGTTTATTGATGGCAAAAGCACGCAAGGCATTAAATGCCGTTACCGCTCCGGAACCAAGAAAACTCTTTGCAAACATTATGCACCAGCCTTTTGAGACAGGACATCGCCAGACTGCTCATGAACACCGCCAGACTGCGGCAGGACAAAACTGTTCACGCCTTCAATGACCGCGGCGATTTCGTCTTCCGTCATCAACTGGTGAAGCGGGAGACTCAGTTCCTGACGCGCTAGCTTTTCTGCCTTCGGGTAGCTTACAGAACCATACTGGTCCACAAAGGCCTTTTGCTGATGGGGCGGCGTGGGATAATGAATCAAGGTCTCAATCCCGAGGGAAGCTAGGTGCTTCTGAAGTTCATCGCGACAGCTGGAGCCATCGGGACGTTCACTATGTATAGGGAAAATATGCCACACGTTGTTCGTCTGGGAATCTGCAGCGGAACCGAACTCCTGCGCGCCAGCCACAGAAACCGCAGGTTTCGGCAGGCGAACCAAGGGATTCTTGATTTCTGCAAGATAGCGCTTGGCAATTTCATTACGGCGAGCGTTGTCGGCATCAAGATGCGGGAGCTTCACCGAGAGAACGGCAGCCTGCATTTCGTCTAGACGGGAATTCTCGCCAACATATTCGTGAACATACTTCTGTTCAGAACCGTAATTGGCAAGCATTCTGACAACGCGAGCCAGAGCCTCGTCGGAGGTAACTACAGCGCCTGCATCCCCAAGAGCACCCAGGTTCTTGCCAGGATAGAAGCTGAAACCTGCAGCGTCGCCCAAATTTCCTGCGCGGCGAACTTCGGTAGCGTCACCCACCGGCATGTTCATAGCAGCACCATGAGCCTGGGCGGCATCTTCCAACAACAGAAGATTTCGATCTTCCGCATACCCGCGAAGACGATCCATGGGGCAAAGGCGTCCATACAAGTGAACCGCCAAAATAGCCTTTACACGAACTCGGCTAAACTGAGCATGAATTACGGCTCGTTCTACGGAACCCAAGGTCAAAACACAAGTTTCCTCATCAGGTTCTGCAGGAAACGGCACAAGACCCGCAGCCTTTACAGCAAGCCAAGTGGCAATAAACGTATTGCCGGGCACAATGACACCGTCACCCGGTTGCAACCGGCCCAGTTCCATATAGCCCTTCAAAATCAGAGATAGAGCTTCAAGGCCATTCCCTACCCCAACGCAGTACTTGGCCCCGCAATATTCGGCAAAAGATTCTTCGAACT
The DNA window shown above is from Fibrobacter sp. and carries:
- a CDS encoding DegT/DnrJ/EryC1/StrS family aminotransferase is translated as MIKVPYYPLKRVVESYGQELQQATSRVVDSGWFIRGEECRKFEESFAEYCGAKYCVGVGNGLEALSLILKGYMELGRLQPGDGVIVPGNTFIATWLAVKAAGLVPFPAEPDEETCVLTLGSVERAVIHAQFSRVRVKAILAVHLYGRLCPMDRLRGYAEDRNLLLLEDAAQAHGAAMNMPVGDATEVRRAGNLGDAAGFSFYPGKNLGALGDAGAVVTSDEALARVVRMLANYGSEQKYVHEYVGENSRLDEMQAAVLSVKLPHLDADNARRNEIAKRYLAEIKNPLVRLPKPAVSVAGAQEFGSAADSQTNNVWHIFPIHSERPDGSSCRDELQKHLASLGIETLIHYPTPPHQQKAFVDQYGSVSYPKAEKLARQELSLPLHQLMTEDEIAAVIEGVNSFVLPQSGGVHEQSGDVLSQKAGA